A window from Drosophila kikkawai strain 14028-0561.14 chromosome 2L, DkikHiC1v2, whole genome shotgun sequence encodes these proteins:
- the frtz gene encoding WD repeat-containing and planar cell polarity effector protein fritz isoform X1 has product MLLSETHFWTTLRDEVRIKSNDLGAFRYLRQREKEQEQQDLTTLAKRDYTERRNGLAVLKNSSRKAAGRLKDNLKKLEDLLRQHRIIHSEWQDAAQVLLLFANGLITHICVDIYTGDILRMVFEKYLVGKLAAEVITDAFFTRSHIVLAYNTNQLTVVHLQRPNARSQGPEKIANMDPRIFHVIIPGATERKLARHLTVNGSFDLFVVWTQSSQNEVYPWRPTIRDQDRANIHVFKIKGLQLESMAYCWSENDPLCVDFLRSSESQIITLEQKVSRKGDISAEICSYELAAGKMQRTAITSIPMGAQICSFAFSPDQEKLFLGSIDRNICLHDLVQQSTKYANQIEIVPNQCAWHCDSAMLCVANERSVLQCFDLALATIGHQLVSESVTPSSLMDLSHYFVAQPTLLRVDFSRKPDLGTFKHTYAQTDCLLLLIYEQGPLACMRLFGGAGMRGDIHNSGLTADVIADKYLRLQQPERAVNVLAALNWETYGAMCLITLHKIANYVFFGGDQRRPRIELMARALKTFARTLSEETKDEFSDQVYDLKRRFCFFLMRKNLFPEALEIAQDVADYDIFMDLYNLTKCITSLGEFAQLAFSQAAAIIQEEDRANGNLSLTCDLRSESACSVSTCSDLGRSQPQALKNYVPPLPSFKSKVFNAEMIKINIPKPELRPPLPKVSLAQTAMTSLGGLNLKNSTLQATPAKSASSNGNVWSQDVPDQTVGLPMPSSPPSRPQPSSIIPEQIPPLGPFNSLGTSPPPPLVSVVPVVSLASVPPANAYQPKFYQHPLVSGNIPAMLPTMSSEDYQKRLLLKKPTASILSNPANPAPSNGEAGGGTTSAKSQTAEKNKVKFSDTIQVAVVPEIPRKEKPMPPKRNGYSRPAARHLTNPKKELADSLPLCHPNDEYLKDFNPITTNMTKPPARRRDEEPKQSSSKNPNNSSSSSSIKVVHFGVV; this is encoded by the exons ATGCTGCTCAGCGAGACCCACTTTTGGACTACGCTGCGCGATGAGGTGCGCATCAAGAGCAACGACCTGGGCGCCTTTCGATACCTGCGCCAGCGGGAGAAGGAGCAAGAGCAGCAGGATCTCACCACATTGGCCAAGCGGGACTATACAGAACGGCGGAATGGGCTGGCCGTGCTGAAGAACAGCAGTCGCAAGGCGGCTGGTCGCCTGAAGGATAACCTTAAGAAGCTGGAGGATCTCCTCAGACAGCATCGTATCATTCACTCCGAGTGGCAGGATGCGGCCCAGGTGCTGCTACTCTTTGCCAATGGATTAATAACCCATATTTGTGTGGATATCTATACGGGGGATATACTGCGCATGGTCTTTGAGAAGTATCTGGTGGGCAAGCTGGCCGCCGAGGTCATCACTGATG CCTTTTTCACCCGTTCCCACATCGTCTTGGCCTACAATACCAACCAGCTGACGGTGGTTCATCTGCAGCGACCGAATGCACGTTCGCAGGGACCGGAGAAGATTGCCAATATGGATCCGCGCATCTTCCATGTGATCATACCAGGAGCCACAGAGCGCAAGCTAGCCCGCCATCTCACCGTCAATGGCAGCTTTGATCTGTTTGTGGTGTGGACACAGTCGTCGCAGAACGAGGTCTATCCCTGGAGGCCAACTATCCGGGATCAGGATCGAGCCAATATACATGTGTTCAAGATCAAGGG CTTGCAGCTGGAATCCATGGCTTATTGCTGGTCGGAGAACGATCCTTTGTGCGTTGATTTTCTGCGTAGCAGCGAAAGCCAAATTATTACGTTGGAGCAGAAGGTCTCCCGCAAGGGAGACATCAGTGCGGAGATCTGCTCGTATGAGTTGGCTGCTGGAAAAATGCAGCGCACTGCCATTACCTCGATACCCATGGGCGCCCAAATCTGCTCTTTCGCCTTTAGTCCCGACCAGGAGAAGCTCTTTCTGGGCAGCATAGATCGCAACATCTGCCTGCATGACCTGGTCCAACAGTCCACGAAGTACGCCAATCAGATTGAAATTGTGCCCAATCAGTGTGCTTGGCACTGTGACTCCGCCATGTTGTGTGTGGCCAACGAGAGATCGGTGCTGCAGTGTTTCGACCTGGCCCTGGCCACCATTGGCCATCAGTTGGTCAGCGAGAGTGTGACTCCCTCGAGCTTGATGGATCTCTCGCATTACTTTGTGGCCCAGCCTACACTTTTGAGAGTTGATTTTAGTAGGAAACCGGATTTGGGCACGTTCAAGCACACCTACGCCCAAACGGATTGCCTGCTCTTGCTGATCTATGAGCAGGGACCGCTGGCCTGCATGCGTCTGTTTGGTGGCGCTGGCATGCGTGGCGATATCCATAATTCTGGCCTAACAGCCGATGTCATAGCGGACAAGTACCTAAGGCTACAGCAGCCGGAAAGAGCGGTGAATGTCCTGGCGGCCTTGAACTGGGAGACCTATGGTGCCATGTGCCTGATTACCCTACACAAGATAGCCAACTATGTGTTCTTTGGCGGGGATCAGCGTCGGCCGCGTATAGAGCTGATGGCCAGGGCCCTGAAGACCTTTGCCCGCACGCTTTCGGAGGAGACTAAAGATGAGTTTAGCGATCAGGTTTATGATTTGAAGCGacgcttttgcttttttctaATGCG tAAAAACCTATTTCCTGAGGCCTTGGAAATCGCCCAGGATGTGGCCGACTATGATATCTTTATGGATCTGTATAATCTAACCAAGTGCATAACCAGTTTGGGTGAATTTGCTCAGCTGGCATTCAGTCAGGCCGCTGCCATAATCCAGGAGGAAGATCGTGCCAATGGCAATCTCAGCTTGACCTGTGACCTGCGCTCGGAGTCGGCCTGTTCGGTATCCACCTGCTCGGATTTGGGGCGTAGTCAGCCGCAGGCCCTTAAAAACTATGTGCCACCACTGCCCTCATTCAAGTCGAAGGTTTTCAATGCCGAAATGATCAAGATTAATATACCCAAGCCGGAGCTAAGGCCACCGTTACCTAAGGTTTCGTTAGCTCAAACAGCGATGACTTCCTTAGGAGGCCTTAACCTGAAGAACAGTACATTGCAGGCAACGCCAGCCAAGAGTGCCAGCTCAAATG GCAATGTCTGGTCCCAGGATGTACCAGATCAGACAGTGGGCTTGCCCATGCCCAGCAGTCCTCCAAGCCGGCCTCAGCCCTCTTCGATTATCCCCGAGCAAATCCCGCCTCTTGGTCCATTCAACAGCTTGGGAACTTCGCCGCCTCCGCCCTTGGTTTCTGTAGTTCCAGTGGTTTCATTGGCTTCAGTGCCTCCAGCCAATGCCTACCAGCCCAAGTTCTACCAGCATCCTCTGGTTTCTGGCAACATACCCGCCATGCTGCCCACCATGAGCAGCGAGGATTACCAAAAGCGACTGCTGCTCAAGAAGCCCACGGCTTCCATACTCTCCAATCCAGCTAATCCTGCGCCCAGCAATGGCGAGGCAGGAGGCGGTACAACCAGTGCCAAGTCACAGACGGCAGAGAAAAACAAAGTCAAGTTCTCGGACACCATACAGGTGGCTGTAGTGCCG GAGATTCCACGCAAAGAAAAGCCCATGCCGCCCAAGAGAAATGGTTACTCCAGACCCGCAGCGCGGCATTTGACAAATCCCAAGAAGGAGCTGGCCGACAGCTTGCCACTATGCCATCCCAATGATGAGTatttaaaggattttaatCCCATAACCACAA ATATGACCAAGCCTCCAGCGAGACGTCGTGATGAGGAGCCAAagcaaagcagcagcaaaaaccccAACaactcttcctcctcctcatccatCAAGGTGGTGCATTTCGGTGTGGTCTAA
- the frtz gene encoding WD repeat-containing and planar cell polarity effector protein fritz isoform X2: MLTVVHLQRPNARSQGPEKIANMDPRIFHVIIPGATERKLARHLTVNGSFDLFVVWTQSSQNEVYPWRPTIRDQDRANIHVFKIKGLQLESMAYCWSENDPLCVDFLRSSESQIITLEQKVSRKGDISAEICSYELAAGKMQRTAITSIPMGAQICSFAFSPDQEKLFLGSIDRNICLHDLVQQSTKYANQIEIVPNQCAWHCDSAMLCVANERSVLQCFDLALATIGHQLVSESVTPSSLMDLSHYFVAQPTLLRVDFSRKPDLGTFKHTYAQTDCLLLLIYEQGPLACMRLFGGAGMRGDIHNSGLTADVIADKYLRLQQPERAVNVLAALNWETYGAMCLITLHKIANYVFFGGDQRRPRIELMARALKTFARTLSEETKDEFSDQVYDLKRRFCFFLMRKNLFPEALEIAQDVADYDIFMDLYNLTKCITSLGEFAQLAFSQAAAIIQEEDRANGNLSLTCDLRSESACSVSTCSDLGRSQPQALKNYVPPLPSFKSKVFNAEMIKINIPKPELRPPLPKVSLAQTAMTSLGGLNLKNSTLQATPAKSASSNGNVWSQDVPDQTVGLPMPSSPPSRPQPSSIIPEQIPPLGPFNSLGTSPPPPLVSVVPVVSLASVPPANAYQPKFYQHPLVSGNIPAMLPTMSSEDYQKRLLLKKPTASILSNPANPAPSNGEAGGGTTSAKSQTAEKNKVKFSDTIQVAVVPEIPRKEKPMPPKRNGYSRPAARHLTNPKKELADSLPLCHPNDEYLKDFNPITTNMTKPPARRRDEEPKQSSSKNPNNSSSSSSIKVVHFGVV; encoded by the exons ATG CTGACGGTGGTTCATCTGCAGCGACCGAATGCACGTTCGCAGGGACCGGAGAAGATTGCCAATATGGATCCGCGCATCTTCCATGTGATCATACCAGGAGCCACAGAGCGCAAGCTAGCCCGCCATCTCACCGTCAATGGCAGCTTTGATCTGTTTGTGGTGTGGACACAGTCGTCGCAGAACGAGGTCTATCCCTGGAGGCCAACTATCCGGGATCAGGATCGAGCCAATATACATGTGTTCAAGATCAAGGG CTTGCAGCTGGAATCCATGGCTTATTGCTGGTCGGAGAACGATCCTTTGTGCGTTGATTTTCTGCGTAGCAGCGAAAGCCAAATTATTACGTTGGAGCAGAAGGTCTCCCGCAAGGGAGACATCAGTGCGGAGATCTGCTCGTATGAGTTGGCTGCTGGAAAAATGCAGCGCACTGCCATTACCTCGATACCCATGGGCGCCCAAATCTGCTCTTTCGCCTTTAGTCCCGACCAGGAGAAGCTCTTTCTGGGCAGCATAGATCGCAACATCTGCCTGCATGACCTGGTCCAACAGTCCACGAAGTACGCCAATCAGATTGAAATTGTGCCCAATCAGTGTGCTTGGCACTGTGACTCCGCCATGTTGTGTGTGGCCAACGAGAGATCGGTGCTGCAGTGTTTCGACCTGGCCCTGGCCACCATTGGCCATCAGTTGGTCAGCGAGAGTGTGACTCCCTCGAGCTTGATGGATCTCTCGCATTACTTTGTGGCCCAGCCTACACTTTTGAGAGTTGATTTTAGTAGGAAACCGGATTTGGGCACGTTCAAGCACACCTACGCCCAAACGGATTGCCTGCTCTTGCTGATCTATGAGCAGGGACCGCTGGCCTGCATGCGTCTGTTTGGTGGCGCTGGCATGCGTGGCGATATCCATAATTCTGGCCTAACAGCCGATGTCATAGCGGACAAGTACCTAAGGCTACAGCAGCCGGAAAGAGCGGTGAATGTCCTGGCGGCCTTGAACTGGGAGACCTATGGTGCCATGTGCCTGATTACCCTACACAAGATAGCCAACTATGTGTTCTTTGGCGGGGATCAGCGTCGGCCGCGTATAGAGCTGATGGCCAGGGCCCTGAAGACCTTTGCCCGCACGCTTTCGGAGGAGACTAAAGATGAGTTTAGCGATCAGGTTTATGATTTGAAGCGacgcttttgcttttttctaATGCG tAAAAACCTATTTCCTGAGGCCTTGGAAATCGCCCAGGATGTGGCCGACTATGATATCTTTATGGATCTGTATAATCTAACCAAGTGCATAACCAGTTTGGGTGAATTTGCTCAGCTGGCATTCAGTCAGGCCGCTGCCATAATCCAGGAGGAAGATCGTGCCAATGGCAATCTCAGCTTGACCTGTGACCTGCGCTCGGAGTCGGCCTGTTCGGTATCCACCTGCTCGGATTTGGGGCGTAGTCAGCCGCAGGCCCTTAAAAACTATGTGCCACCACTGCCCTCATTCAAGTCGAAGGTTTTCAATGCCGAAATGATCAAGATTAATATACCCAAGCCGGAGCTAAGGCCACCGTTACCTAAGGTTTCGTTAGCTCAAACAGCGATGACTTCCTTAGGAGGCCTTAACCTGAAGAACAGTACATTGCAGGCAACGCCAGCCAAGAGTGCCAGCTCAAATG GCAATGTCTGGTCCCAGGATGTACCAGATCAGACAGTGGGCTTGCCCATGCCCAGCAGTCCTCCAAGCCGGCCTCAGCCCTCTTCGATTATCCCCGAGCAAATCCCGCCTCTTGGTCCATTCAACAGCTTGGGAACTTCGCCGCCTCCGCCCTTGGTTTCTGTAGTTCCAGTGGTTTCATTGGCTTCAGTGCCTCCAGCCAATGCCTACCAGCCCAAGTTCTACCAGCATCCTCTGGTTTCTGGCAACATACCCGCCATGCTGCCCACCATGAGCAGCGAGGATTACCAAAAGCGACTGCTGCTCAAGAAGCCCACGGCTTCCATACTCTCCAATCCAGCTAATCCTGCGCCCAGCAATGGCGAGGCAGGAGGCGGTACAACCAGTGCCAAGTCACAGACGGCAGAGAAAAACAAAGTCAAGTTCTCGGACACCATACAGGTGGCTGTAGTGCCG GAGATTCCACGCAAAGAAAAGCCCATGCCGCCCAAGAGAAATGGTTACTCCAGACCCGCAGCGCGGCATTTGACAAATCCCAAGAAGGAGCTGGCCGACAGCTTGCCACTATGCCATCCCAATGATGAGTatttaaaggattttaatCCCATAACCACAA ATATGACCAAGCCTCCAGCGAGACGTCGTGATGAGGAGCCAAagcaaagcagcagcaaaaaccccAACaactcttcctcctcctcatccatCAAGGTGGTGCATTTCGGTGTGGTCTAA
- the frtz gene encoding WD repeat-containing and planar cell polarity effector protein fritz isoform X3: MRPNARSQGPEKIANMDPRIFHVIIPGATERKLARHLTVNGSFDLFVVWTQSSQNEVYPWRPTIRDQDRANIHVFKIKGLQLESMAYCWSENDPLCVDFLRSSESQIITLEQKVSRKGDISAEICSYELAAGKMQRTAITSIPMGAQICSFAFSPDQEKLFLGSIDRNICLHDLVQQSTKYANQIEIVPNQCAWHCDSAMLCVANERSVLQCFDLALATIGHQLVSESVTPSSLMDLSHYFVAQPTLLRVDFSRKPDLGTFKHTYAQTDCLLLLIYEQGPLACMRLFGGAGMRGDIHNSGLTADVIADKYLRLQQPERAVNVLAALNWETYGAMCLITLHKIANYVFFGGDQRRPRIELMARALKTFARTLSEETKDEFSDQVYDLKRRFCFFLMRKNLFPEALEIAQDVADYDIFMDLYNLTKCITSLGEFAQLAFSQAAAIIQEEDRANGNLSLTCDLRSESACSVSTCSDLGRSQPQALKNYVPPLPSFKSKVFNAEMIKINIPKPELRPPLPKVSLAQTAMTSLGGLNLKNSTLQATPAKSASSNGNVWSQDVPDQTVGLPMPSSPPSRPQPSSIIPEQIPPLGPFNSLGTSPPPPLVSVVPVVSLASVPPANAYQPKFYQHPLVSGNIPAMLPTMSSEDYQKRLLLKKPTASILSNPANPAPSNGEAGGGTTSAKSQTAEKNKVKFSDTIQVAVVPEIPRKEKPMPPKRNGYSRPAARHLTNPKKELADSLPLCHPNDEYLKDFNPITTNMTKPPARRRDEEPKQSSSKNPNNSSSSSSIKVVHFGVV, translated from the exons ATG CGACCGAATGCACGTTCGCAGGGACCGGAGAAGATTGCCAATATGGATCCGCGCATCTTCCATGTGATCATACCAGGAGCCACAGAGCGCAAGCTAGCCCGCCATCTCACCGTCAATGGCAGCTTTGATCTGTTTGTGGTGTGGACACAGTCGTCGCAGAACGAGGTCTATCCCTGGAGGCCAACTATCCGGGATCAGGATCGAGCCAATATACATGTGTTCAAGATCAAGGG CTTGCAGCTGGAATCCATGGCTTATTGCTGGTCGGAGAACGATCCTTTGTGCGTTGATTTTCTGCGTAGCAGCGAAAGCCAAATTATTACGTTGGAGCAGAAGGTCTCCCGCAAGGGAGACATCAGTGCGGAGATCTGCTCGTATGAGTTGGCTGCTGGAAAAATGCAGCGCACTGCCATTACCTCGATACCCATGGGCGCCCAAATCTGCTCTTTCGCCTTTAGTCCCGACCAGGAGAAGCTCTTTCTGGGCAGCATAGATCGCAACATCTGCCTGCATGACCTGGTCCAACAGTCCACGAAGTACGCCAATCAGATTGAAATTGTGCCCAATCAGTGTGCTTGGCACTGTGACTCCGCCATGTTGTGTGTGGCCAACGAGAGATCGGTGCTGCAGTGTTTCGACCTGGCCCTGGCCACCATTGGCCATCAGTTGGTCAGCGAGAGTGTGACTCCCTCGAGCTTGATGGATCTCTCGCATTACTTTGTGGCCCAGCCTACACTTTTGAGAGTTGATTTTAGTAGGAAACCGGATTTGGGCACGTTCAAGCACACCTACGCCCAAACGGATTGCCTGCTCTTGCTGATCTATGAGCAGGGACCGCTGGCCTGCATGCGTCTGTTTGGTGGCGCTGGCATGCGTGGCGATATCCATAATTCTGGCCTAACAGCCGATGTCATAGCGGACAAGTACCTAAGGCTACAGCAGCCGGAAAGAGCGGTGAATGTCCTGGCGGCCTTGAACTGGGAGACCTATGGTGCCATGTGCCTGATTACCCTACACAAGATAGCCAACTATGTGTTCTTTGGCGGGGATCAGCGTCGGCCGCGTATAGAGCTGATGGCCAGGGCCCTGAAGACCTTTGCCCGCACGCTTTCGGAGGAGACTAAAGATGAGTTTAGCGATCAGGTTTATGATTTGAAGCGacgcttttgcttttttctaATGCG tAAAAACCTATTTCCTGAGGCCTTGGAAATCGCCCAGGATGTGGCCGACTATGATATCTTTATGGATCTGTATAATCTAACCAAGTGCATAACCAGTTTGGGTGAATTTGCTCAGCTGGCATTCAGTCAGGCCGCTGCCATAATCCAGGAGGAAGATCGTGCCAATGGCAATCTCAGCTTGACCTGTGACCTGCGCTCGGAGTCGGCCTGTTCGGTATCCACCTGCTCGGATTTGGGGCGTAGTCAGCCGCAGGCCCTTAAAAACTATGTGCCACCACTGCCCTCATTCAAGTCGAAGGTTTTCAATGCCGAAATGATCAAGATTAATATACCCAAGCCGGAGCTAAGGCCACCGTTACCTAAGGTTTCGTTAGCTCAAACAGCGATGACTTCCTTAGGAGGCCTTAACCTGAAGAACAGTACATTGCAGGCAACGCCAGCCAAGAGTGCCAGCTCAAATG GCAATGTCTGGTCCCAGGATGTACCAGATCAGACAGTGGGCTTGCCCATGCCCAGCAGTCCTCCAAGCCGGCCTCAGCCCTCTTCGATTATCCCCGAGCAAATCCCGCCTCTTGGTCCATTCAACAGCTTGGGAACTTCGCCGCCTCCGCCCTTGGTTTCTGTAGTTCCAGTGGTTTCATTGGCTTCAGTGCCTCCAGCCAATGCCTACCAGCCCAAGTTCTACCAGCATCCTCTGGTTTCTGGCAACATACCCGCCATGCTGCCCACCATGAGCAGCGAGGATTACCAAAAGCGACTGCTGCTCAAGAAGCCCACGGCTTCCATACTCTCCAATCCAGCTAATCCTGCGCCCAGCAATGGCGAGGCAGGAGGCGGTACAACCAGTGCCAAGTCACAGACGGCAGAGAAAAACAAAGTCAAGTTCTCGGACACCATACAGGTGGCTGTAGTGCCG GAGATTCCACGCAAAGAAAAGCCCATGCCGCCCAAGAGAAATGGTTACTCCAGACCCGCAGCGCGGCATTTGACAAATCCCAAGAAGGAGCTGGCCGACAGCTTGCCACTATGCCATCCCAATGATGAGTatttaaaggattttaatCCCATAACCACAA ATATGACCAAGCCTCCAGCGAGACGTCGTGATGAGGAGCCAAagcaaagcagcagcaaaaaccccAACaactcttcctcctcctcatccatCAAGGTGGTGCATTTCGGTGTGGTCTAA
- the mRpL48 gene encoding large ribosomal subunit protein mL48, translating to MLRKLIPSARLALQAPKVTSVAVRNTSGSVYEPDYLESLKPKFPQYESLNVQIKGYDYPQLESYQRFLHGLAEYLELDVSDCYALPPQQTQVQRLRPNSTVIESEYKLTTYERNLQLNNVDAPVYPQFLRIAQSALPEGVSLRVEEHTDDCEERRYVPDKELLDLKSELDRMGGPSTTKKK from the exons ATGTtaagaaaa CTAATACCCAGTGCAAGGTTGGCCCTGCAGGCGCCCAAGGTCACATCTGTGGCTGTGAGAAACACCAGCGGCAGTGTTTACGAGCCGGATTACCTGGAG TCCCTCAAACCAAAATTCCCGCAATACGAAAGCCTCAATGTACAAATCAAGGGCTATGACTATCCCCAGCTGGAGAGCTACCAGCGCTTCCTCCATGGCCTGGCCGAGTACTTGGAACTGGATGTCTCCGATTGCTATGCCTTGCCTCCCCAGCAAACGCAGGTCCAGCGCCTGCGGCCGAACTCCACGGTGATCGAGTCCGAGTACAAGCTGACCACCTACGAGCGGAACCTGCAGCTAAACAATGTGGATGCCCCAGTCTATCCACAATTCCTGCGCATAGCCCAGTCAGCCCTGCCCGAGGGTGTTAGTTTGAGGGTCGAGGAGCACACCGATGACTGCGAGGAGCGACGCTATGTGCCAGACAAGGAGCTGCTGGACCTCAAATCCGAACTGGATCGCATGGGTGGACCTTCTACCACCAAAAAGAAGTAG
- the LOC108081427 gene encoding transmembrane protein 87A, which produces MQKRSTLFVVALALLSALGGTQAKSDPGIVDIPVNSLIPNIRQQRPLLGNSKIYVKITGCTSKVETNLTITFQLTKHPCIYDDRLLEAIAQDPSLQSNASINNVLTVVKKSYACNGLIVLVAPLPEGVTGKPEPKHPMKENKHPLSPTTNPIASVDEDGIYEIEIVISPEPRASEFSAIVHIEFLGPHGYISAIDWPFLPFYLIMCIVYVIFGIIWLFVSFAQWRDLLRIQFWIGGVILLGMLEKAFFYAEYQTLTNYGVAVQHAELVAEFVSCAKRTLARMLVIIMSLGFGIVKPRLGPMLHRVVGVGTLYFLLACVESYLRITNIKSDRSELLVASIPLAVLDTGICWWIFTSLVQTTRTLRLRRNMVKLSLYRHFTNTLIFAVIASVIFMLFALRLRRIENCTPGWRDIWIDTGFWHILFSVLLLVIMILWRPTNNNQRYAFTPLLDNPEDEDDEDEEDQFVADAYGVKMRGQNGTPKTSVNSRNATTTEEDDLRWVEENIPSSMADSALPILDSDEEIINTKFEVSKMQ; this is translated from the exons ATGCAAAAAAGGTCAACGCTTTTTGTAGTCGCGTTGGCGCTGCTCTCTGCTTTAGGAGGAACGCAAGCGAAATCGGATCCGGGCATTGTGGACATTCCGGTGAACTCG TTGATACCCAACATCAGGCAACAGCGTCCTCTGCTGGGTAATTCCAAGATCTATGTGAAAA TAACGGGATGCACCTCCAAGGTGGAAACAAACCTGACCATAACCTTCCAGCTGACGAAGCATCCTTGCATCTACGATGATCGTCTG CTGGAGGCCATTGCTCAAGACCCCTCGCTACAAAGTAATGCCTCCATCAATAATGTCTTGACTGTGGTCAAAAAATCGTATGCCTGCAATGGTCTTATCGTTTTGGTGGCCCCGCTGCCTGAGGGCGTTACTGGGAAACCGGAACCGAAGCATCCCATGAAGGAGAACAAACATCCACTTTCG CCCACAACAAACCCCATTGCAAGCGTTGATGAGGATGGCATCTATGAGATTGAGATTGTGATTTCCCCAGAGCCCCGTGCTTCCGAGTTTAGTGCCATTGTACACATTGAATTCCTGGGACCGCACGGTTATATCTCCGCCATAGATTGGCCTTTCCTGCCT TTCTATTTAATCATGTGCATTGTTTATGTGATATTCGGCATTATTTGGCTCTTTGTTTCCTTTGCCCAATGGCGGGATTTATTGAGAATTCAGTTTTGGATTGGTGGCGTCATCTTGCTGGGCATGCTAGAGAAGGCCTTTTTCTATGCGGAGTATCAAACGCTGACAAACTATGGCGTGGCTGTTCAACATGCTGAACTGGTGGCTGAGTTTGTGTCCTGTGCCAAACGCACGCTAGCCAGGATGCTGGTCATCATAATGAGTCTGGGCTTTGGCATTGTCAA ACCACGTTTGGGACCCATGCTGCATCGTGTTGTGGGCGTGGGCACTCTCTACTTTTTACTGGCCTGCGTGGAAAGCTATTTACGCATAACCAATATAAAAAGTGATCGCAGTGAGCTTTTGGTGGCCAGTATTCCCTTGGCTGTGCTCGACACAGGCATCTGTTGGTGGATCTTCACCTCGCTTGTCCAGACCACGCGCACTTTGAGGCTTAGAAG gaaTATGGTCAAGCTTTCCCTGTATAGACACTTTACCAACACGCTGATTTTTGCGGTTATCGCTTCCGTCATCTTTATGCTGTTTGCCTTGCGTTTGCGTAGAATCGAGAACTGTACGCCT GGATGGCGTGACATTTGGATCGATACTGGCTTCTGGCACATTCTATTCTctgtgttgctgctggtgattATGATACTATGGCGACCCACGAATAACAACCAGCGCTATGCCTTCACACCTCTGCTGGATAACCCCGAAGACGAGGACGACGAGG ACGAAGAAGATCAATTTGTGGCCGATGCCTATGGGGTTAAGATGCGTGGCCAGAATGGCACGCCAAAAACGTCAGTGAACTCGCGAAATGCCACCACCACCGAGGAGGATGACCTGCGTTGGGTGGAGGAGAACATACCCTCCTCAATGGCAGACTCGGCTCTGCCCATTCTCGACTCGGACGAGGAGATTATCAACACCAAGTTCGAGGTCTCCAAAATGCAATAA